The following coding sequences are from one Phycisphaeraceae bacterium window:
- a CDS encoding RNA-binding protein yields MKIYVGNMSFRTTEQGLEGLFSNYGQVDEVAVITDRETGRPRGFAFVTMGSDEEGREAIEALNGTEFEGRTLTVNEARPRAERPAGGGGGGFGGGRGGGRGGGGGGRGGYGGGGGGGGDRW; encoded by the coding sequence ATGAAGATCTACGTTGGCAACATGTCCTTCCGCACCACAGAGCAAGGCCTCGAAGGCCTGTTCTCTAACTACGGCCAGGTCGATGAAGTCGCTGTCATCACCGACCGCGAAACCGGACGCCCCCGCGGCTTCGCTTTCGTGACCATGGGCAGCGACGAAGAAGGCCGCGAGGCCATCGAAGCCCTCAACGGCACCGAGTTCGAAGGCCGTACCCTCACCGTCAATGAAGCCCGTCCTCGCGCCGAGCGTCCCGCCGGCGGCGGTGGCGGTGGCTTCGGCGGCGGCCGTGGTGGCGGTCGTGGCGGCGGCGGCGGTGGCCGTGGTGGCTACGGCGGCGGCGGTGGCGGCGGCGGCGACCGCTGGTAA
- a CDS encoding DUF1328 domain-containing protein, whose translation MLGWALTFFVVAIIAAVFGFGGIASGAASIAQILFVLFLILFLVSLILGLVRGKGPRV comes from the coding sequence ATGCTTGGCTGGGCATTGACTTTTTTCGTGGTTGCGATCATTGCCGCGGTTTTTGGGTTTGGAGGGATTGCTTCTGGGGCGGCATCGATCGCGCAGATCCTGTTTGTGCTGTTCCTGATACTGTTTTTGGTCAGTCTGATTCTGGGTTTGGTTCGAGGTAAAGGCCCGCGGGTCTAG